In one Shinella sp. PSBB067 genomic region, the following are encoded:
- a CDS encoding ABC transporter ATP-binding protein translates to MIRIENVSFRHRTAPILSDVSLTIPKGGVVALIGPNGAGKSSLLSLVARLQPLQAGEIEIDGLPVHTTPGRQLAKVVAILRQDTTVASRLRVRELVGFGRFPHGRGRLTDADHAVIDAALARFDLTDLADRFIETLSGGQRQRALVAMAFAQGTDYLLLDEPLNNLDMYYARELMRSLRAAADANGKTVVIVLHDINQASAHADRIVAMRGGRIVADGAPADILTPDTLEAVFGFRMRVEAIEGKPFVLHQL, encoded by the coding sequence ATGATCCGGATAGAAAACGTCTCCTTCAGGCACCGGACGGCGCCGATCCTCTCCGATGTCAGCCTGACCATCCCGAAGGGTGGCGTCGTGGCGCTGATCGGCCCGAACGGCGCGGGGAAATCCTCGCTGTTGTCCCTCGTCGCCCGCCTCCAGCCGCTGCAGGCCGGCGAAATCGAGATCGACGGGCTGCCGGTGCACACGACACCCGGCCGCCAGCTTGCGAAGGTCGTCGCCATCCTCCGGCAGGACACGACGGTGGCAAGCCGCCTCCGGGTGCGCGAACTGGTCGGCTTCGGCCGCTTCCCGCATGGCCGTGGCCGCCTGACCGATGCCGACCACGCCGTCATCGATGCGGCGCTCGCGAGGTTCGACCTCACCGATCTTGCCGACCGCTTCATCGAGACGCTTTCGGGTGGCCAGCGCCAGCGCGCCCTCGTCGCCATGGCCTTCGCGCAGGGCACGGATTACCTGCTGCTCGACGAGCCGCTGAACAATCTCGACATGTACTATGCCCGCGAGCTGATGCGCTCGCTGCGCGCCGCCGCCGATGCGAACGGCAAGACGGTCGTCATCGTGCTGCACGACATCAACCAGGCGAGCGCCCATGCCGACCGGATCGTCGCGATGAGGGGAGGGCGCATCGTTGCCGACGGTGCGCCCGCCGACATCCTGACGCCGGACACGCTGGAGGCCGTCTTCGGCTTCCGCATGCGGGTCGAGGCGATCGAGGGCAAGCCCTTCGTGCTGCATCAGCTCTGA
- a CDS encoding ABC transporter ATP-binding protein, protein MTLLDLEDISRRYGTVQALDRVNLSVMAGGRTAVVGPSGSGKTTLLRIIAGFEFPDTGRVRFDGKLLADGPAGIPAHKRGIGIVSQDGALFPHLSVADNIAFGFERGATDRTRRIAELLEMVELDAAMATRRPHQLSGGQQQRVALARALGRRPRLMLLDEPFSALDTSLRENMRKAVARVLHAAGITAILVTHDQSEALSFADQVAVLRAGRLVQAGAPQTLYRQPRDRETALFLGDAVLLPAIVRDGFADCALGRVAVDGNHTGKAEIMLRPEQIRVAVEDVTPLNGGRVVDVQFGGAVCTISVALADAALPPITLKTSSVALPAAGNLVRLDVTGKAHVFA, encoded by the coding sequence ATGACGCTGCTCGATCTGGAAGACATCAGCCGGCGCTACGGGACGGTGCAGGCGCTGGACCGGGTCAACCTGTCGGTCATGGCCGGCGGCCGCACGGCGGTGGTCGGCCCTTCGGGATCGGGCAAGACGACGCTCCTGCGCATCATCGCCGGCTTCGAATTCCCCGATACCGGCCGCGTGCGCTTCGACGGCAAGCTGCTTGCCGACGGTCCGGCCGGCATTCCCGCGCACAAGCGCGGCATCGGGATCGTCTCGCAGGACGGCGCCCTCTTCCCGCATCTGAGCGTCGCCGACAACATCGCCTTCGGTTTCGAGCGCGGCGCGACGGACCGGACGCGGCGCATCGCCGAGCTCCTCGAAATGGTGGAGCTCGATGCCGCGATGGCGACACGCCGGCCGCACCAGCTCTCCGGCGGCCAGCAGCAGCGCGTGGCGCTCGCCCGCGCGCTGGGCCGCCGGCCGCGCCTGATGCTGCTCGACGAGCCTTTCTCCGCCCTCGACACGAGCCTGCGCGAGAACATGCGCAAGGCGGTGGCGCGCGTGCTCCATGCGGCCGGCATAACGGCGATCCTGGTGACCCACGACCAGTCCGAAGCCCTCTCCTTCGCCGACCAGGTGGCGGTGCTGCGCGCCGGCCGGCTCGTCCAGGCGGGCGCGCCGCAGACACTCTATCGCCAGCCGCGCGACCGCGAGACGGCCCTGTTCCTCGGCGACGCCGTGCTGCTGCCGGCCATCGTCCGCGACGGTTTCGCCGATTGCGCGCTCGGCCGCGTGGCCGTCGACGGCAACCACACGGGCAAGGCGGAGATCATGCTGCGGCCGGAGCAGATCCGCGTCGCCGTCGAGGACGTGACGCCGCTGAACGGCGGGCGCGTGGTGGATGTGCAGTTCGGCGGCGCCGTCTGCACCATATCCGTCGCGCTCGCCGACGCGGCGCTTCCGCCGATCACGCTGAAGACCTCCAGCGTCGCCCTGCCGGCGGCCGGCAATCTCGTGCGCCTCGACGTCACCGGCAAGGCGCATGTCTTCGCCTAG
- a CDS encoding iron chelate uptake ABC transporter family permease subunit has product MAERRLLVLAAAALLCIAAFLAIGLRGNIAFVLELRLLKLAALVQVGVAIALSTVIFQTVTGNRILTPSVMGLDALYLFGQMLMIFLLGGIGYVALDPQLKFGIEVLLLMALASALLLPMLRSRLDMGLMLLAGVVFGVLFRSLYALLARLIDPNEFAVAQTASFANFNAVRTDLLVFAAIVTAVAAVVAWRSRHVLDVVSLGPDTATGLGIGWAGTVTGLLLLVSALVAVSTALVGPVAFFGLLVAALAERIVGTRRHGVLLPAAGLAGIVVLVGGQTLFQHALGNATALGVVIEFVGGLVFLLLLFLGSRK; this is encoded by the coding sequence ATGGCTGAGCGCCGCCTTCTCGTCCTTGCCGCCGCAGCGCTGCTCTGCATCGCCGCGTTCCTGGCGATCGGGCTCAGGGGCAACATCGCCTTCGTGCTGGAACTGCGCCTCCTCAAGCTCGCGGCGCTCGTCCAGGTCGGCGTCGCCATCGCCCTTTCCACGGTGATCTTCCAGACCGTCACCGGCAACCGTATCCTGACGCCCTCGGTCATGGGCCTCGATGCGCTCTATCTCTTCGGCCAGATGCTGATGATCTTCCTGCTCGGGGGCATCGGCTATGTCGCCCTGGATCCGCAGTTGAAGTTCGGCATCGAGGTTCTGTTGCTCATGGCGCTCGCCTCCGCGCTGCTTCTGCCCATGCTGAGAAGCCGGCTCGACATGGGGCTGATGCTGCTTGCCGGCGTCGTCTTCGGCGTCCTGTTCCGCAGCCTCTACGCCCTGCTCGCCCGCCTTATCGATCCCAACGAGTTCGCCGTGGCGCAGACGGCGAGCTTTGCCAATTTCAACGCCGTGCGCACCGATCTCCTCGTCTTCGCCGCCATCGTGACGGCCGTTGCCGCCGTCGTTGCCTGGCGGTCGCGCCATGTGCTCGACGTCGTCTCGCTCGGGCCCGATACGGCGACGGGGCTCGGCATCGGCTGGGCGGGGACGGTCACGGGCCTGCTCCTCCTCGTCTCGGCGCTCGTCGCCGTCTCCACCGCGCTCGTCGGCCCCGTCGCCTTCTTCGGCCTGCTCGTGGCGGCGCTGGCCGAGCGCATCGTCGGGACCCGCCGGCACGGCGTGCTGCTGCCGGCGGCCGGGCTTGCCGGCATCGTCGTGCTCGTCGGCGGGCAGACGCTCTTCCAGCACGCGCTCGGCAACGCGACGGCGCTCGGCGTCGTCATCGAATTCGTCGGCGGGCTCGTCTTCCTCCTCCTGTTGTTCCTCGGGAGCCGCAAATGA
- the kdpA gene encoding potassium-transporting ATPase subunit KdpA: MTMIGWLQIALFFLAVLITIKPLGLYMARVFSGERTTLSPVFGRLETDLYRLSGISPDREQGWLAYTLSMLVFSLAGFVALYAILRLQAYLPLNPQGFAGMAPDLAFNTAVSFVTNTNWQNYGGETTLSHFSQMAGLTVQNFLSAATGMALAVALTRALARSRAATLGNFWVDMTRATLYVLLPLALVVALVFVAMGLPQTLDASVTATTLEGASQAIALGPVASQEAIKQLGTNGGGFFNANAAHPFENPSAFSNHLNIFAMLSISAALVYTFGELVGNRRQGWALVSAMAILLIAGVATVYWAEAAGNPILTALGVDGAGGNMEGKDVRFGQAMTALYAAVTTGLSDGGVNAMHGSFTGLGGLVPMFLMQLGEVLPGGVGSGLYGMLVFALLAVFVSGLMVGRTPEFLGKKIEGREMKYAMLAVLVLPLAILGFTAVSAMLPFAVASIGTPGPHGLSEILYAFTSTAGNNGSAFGGLSGNTVWYNTTLGIAMLLGRFAYVVPVMAIAGALAAKVKAPPSAGTFPTDGPLFVGLLIGIILILGGLQFFPALALGPIVEHFAMLAGQTF, encoded by the coding sequence ATGACCATGATCGGGTGGCTACAGATCGCCCTCTTCTTCCTTGCGGTGCTGATCACCATCAAGCCGCTCGGCCTCTACATGGCCCGCGTCTTCTCGGGCGAGCGCACCACGCTGTCGCCGGTTTTCGGGCGCCTCGAAACGGACCTCTACCGCCTGTCCGGCATTTCGCCGGACAGGGAACAGGGCTGGCTCGCCTATACGCTCTCCATGCTGGTCTTTTCGCTCGCCGGCTTTGTCGCGCTCTACGCGATCCTCCGGCTCCAGGCCTATCTGCCGCTCAACCCGCAGGGCTTTGCCGGCATGGCACCGGACCTTGCCTTCAACACGGCGGTCTCCTTCGTCACCAACACCAACTGGCAGAACTACGGCGGCGAAACCACGCTCAGCCATTTCAGCCAGATGGCGGGCCTGACGGTGCAGAACTTCCTCTCCGCCGCAACGGGCATGGCGCTGGCCGTGGCGCTGACGCGGGCGCTCGCGCGCTCCAGGGCCGCGACGCTGGGCAATTTCTGGGTGGATATGACGCGGGCGACGCTCTACGTGCTTCTGCCGCTGGCCCTCGTGGTCGCGCTCGTCTTCGTCGCCATGGGCCTGCCGCAGACGCTGGACGCCTCCGTGACGGCGACGACGCTGGAAGGTGCCAGCCAGGCCATCGCGCTCGGCCCGGTCGCCAGCCAGGAGGCGATCAAGCAGCTCGGCACCAATGGCGGCGGCTTCTTCAACGCCAATGCCGCCCACCCGTTCGAGAACCCGTCGGCCTTCTCGAACCATCTCAACATCTTCGCCATGCTGTCGATCTCGGCCGCGCTGGTCTACACGTTCGGCGAACTCGTCGGCAATCGCCGGCAGGGCTGGGCGCTCGTCAGCGCCATGGCGATCCTGCTGATCGCGGGCGTCGCGACCGTCTACTGGGCGGAAGCCGCCGGCAACCCGATCCTCACCGCGCTCGGCGTCGATGGCGCGGGCGGCAACATGGAGGGCAAGGACGTGCGTTTCGGCCAGGCCATGACGGCGCTCTATGCCGCCGTCACCACCGGCCTTTCCGATGGCGGCGTCAACGCCATGCACGGCTCCTTCACCGGGCTCGGCGGCCTCGTGCCGATGTTCCTGATGCAGCTCGGCGAGGTGCTGCCGGGCGGGGTGGGGTCCGGCCTCTACGGCATGCTCGTCTTCGCGCTGCTCGCCGTCTTCGTGTCCGGCCTGATGGTCGGCCGCACGCCGGAATTCCTCGGCAAGAAGATCGAGGGCCGCGAGATGAAATATGCCATGCTCGCGGTGCTCGTCCTGCCGCTCGCCATCCTCGGCTTCACCGCCGTTTCCGCCATGCTGCCCTTCGCCGTCGCGAGCATCGGCACGCCGGGGCCGCACGGCCTGTCGGAAATCCTCTATGCCTTCACCTCGACGGCCGGCAACAACGGCTCGGCCTTCGGCGGGCTTTCGGGCAATACGGTCTGGTACAACACGACCCTCGGCATCGCCATGCTGCTCGGCCGCTTCGCCTATGTCGTTCCGGTCATGGCGATCGCCGGCGCGCTGGCCGCCAAGGTCAAGGCGCCACCGTCGGCCGGCACCTTCCCCACGGACGGACCGCTCTTCGTCGGCCTGCTGATCGGCATCATCCTCATCCTCGGCGGCCTGCAGTTCTTCCCTGCGCTCGCCCTCGGCCCCATCGTCGAGCACTTCGCGATGCTCGCCGGCCAGACCTTCTAA
- a CDS encoding iron ABC transporter substrate-binding protein produces MTKSIPMVLAALSLAASMSLAPVARAQGAEELVVYNAQHEALGNAWIEAFTKETGIKVVVRKGSDMQLANLILEEGDLSPADVFLTENSPAMVLLDEAGHFAPVEKETLDQVPAEYRPADGMWTGIAARSTVFAYDRTKLTEDKLPKSLLDLADPAWKGRWGASPAGADFQAIMGALLQLKGEETTANWLGAMKENATPYKGNSIAMKAVNAGEIEGAVIYHYYWFGDQAKTGENSGNVALHYFRNQDPGAFVSISGGGVLKSGKHQNEAQAFLKWIAGKGGQSILRDGGSYEYAVAGESNPKLVPLKDLGAPKVEASTLDNKKVVELMTAAGLL; encoded by the coding sequence ATGACCAAGTCGATCCCGATGGTGTTGGCGGCGCTCTCGCTCGCGGCGTCCATGTCCCTTGCGCCCGTCGCCCGCGCGCAGGGGGCGGAGGAGCTGGTGGTCTACAACGCCCAGCACGAAGCGCTCGGCAATGCCTGGATCGAGGCTTTCACGAAGGAGACGGGCATAAAGGTCGTTGTGCGCAAGGGCAGCGACATGCAGCTCGCCAACCTGATCCTGGAAGAGGGCGACCTCTCTCCCGCCGATGTCTTCCTGACGGAGAATTCCCCGGCGATGGTGCTGCTCGACGAGGCCGGCCATTTCGCCCCCGTCGAGAAGGAGACGCTCGACCAGGTGCCGGCGGAGTACCGTCCGGCGGACGGCATGTGGACCGGCATCGCCGCCCGCTCCACGGTCTTCGCCTATGACAGGACGAAGCTCACCGAGGACAAGCTGCCGAAGTCGCTGCTCGACCTCGCCGATCCCGCCTGGAAGGGCCGCTGGGGCGCCTCGCCGGCCGGCGCGGACTTCCAGGCCATCATGGGCGCGCTGCTGCAGTTGAAGGGCGAGGAGACGACGGCGAACTGGCTCGGCGCGATGAAGGAAAACGCAACGCCCTACAAGGGCAACAGCATCGCCATGAAGGCGGTCAATGCCGGCGAGATCGAAGGCGCGGTGATCTATCATTACTATTGGTTCGGCGACCAGGCCAAGACGGGCGAAAACAGCGGCAACGTCGCCCTGCATTACTTCAGGAACCAGGATCCGGGCGCATTCGTCAGCATTTCGGGCGGCGGCGTTTTGAAGTCCGGCAAGCACCAGAACGAGGCGCAGGCCTTCCTGAAGTGGATCGCGGGCAAGGGCGGCCAGTCCATCCTGCGCGATGGCGGTTCCTATGAATATGCTGTTGCCGGCGAGTCCAACCCCAAGCTCGTACCGCTGAAGGACCTCGGTGCGCCGAAGGTGGAGGCCTCCACGCTCGACAACAAGAAGGTCGTGGAACTGATGACGGCCGCCGGCCTGCTTTGA
- the kdpF gene encoding K(+)-transporting ATPase subunit F, producing MPARSTGCEAAMIEPLFGLLVAVALGVYLVVTLLRPERF from the coding sequence ATGCCCGCGCGCTCGACCGGCTGTGAGGCGGCGATGATCGAACCCCTCTTCGGCCTTCTCGTCGCCGTCGCCCTCGGCGTCTATCTCGTCGTCACGCTGCTGCGGCCCGAACGCTTCTGA
- a CDS encoding SDR family NAD(P)-dependent oxidoreductase, whose translation MQRKTAIITGAGAEDGIGFACARSLAEEGFHVHLVATSARILARAEELRAAGLSATGHLCDLTSRAAVAALRQETGPAAVLVNNAGMGSLAQPALQREFVELEEEDWDRGISVSLKTAFLATRIYLPDMLADGYGRVVNVASVTGPYVANRGEAAYSAAKAGMVGMTHALALEAGPSGVTVNAVAPGWIDTGASTEEERRAAKATPCGRAGRPGEVAAAVAFLASPKASYINGAVLVVDGGNILQEAKH comes from the coding sequence ATGCAGCGCAAGACGGCAATCATCACCGGCGCGGGCGCCGAAGACGGCATCGGCTTCGCCTGCGCGCGCAGCCTCGCGGAGGAGGGCTTCCACGTCCATCTCGTGGCGACAAGCGCGCGTATCCTTGCCCGCGCCGAGGAACTGCGGGCCGCGGGTCTTTCCGCCACCGGCCATCTCTGCGACCTGACCTCCAGGGCGGCGGTCGCGGCGTTGCGGCAGGAAACGGGGCCGGCGGCGGTGCTCGTCAACAATGCGGGCATGGGCAGCCTCGCCCAGCCGGCGCTCCAGCGGGAATTCGTCGAGCTGGAGGAGGAGGACTGGGACCGCGGCATCTCCGTCAGCCTCAAGACGGCCTTCCTCGCGACCCGCATCTACCTGCCGGACATGCTGGCGGACGGCTATGGCCGCGTGGTCAACGTCGCCTCGGTGACCGGCCCCTATGTCGCCAATCGCGGCGAGGCGGCCTATTCCGCCGCCAAGGCCGGCATGGTCGGCATGACCCATGCGCTGGCGCTCGAAGCCGGCCCGAGCGGCGTGACGGTCAACGCCGTTGCTCCCGGCTGGATCGACACCGGCGCCTCCACGGAGGAGGAGCGCCGTGCGGCGAAAGCAACGCCGTGCGGGCGGGCCGGTCGGCCGGGCGAAGTCGCGGCCGCGGTCGCCTTCCTCGCTTCCCCTAAGGCGAGCTACATCAACGGCGCGGTTCTCGTCGTGGACGGGGGCAATATCCTTCAGGAGGCCAAGCACTAG
- a CDS encoding iron ABC transporter permease has translation MLVALFSLVPLGFIALVTYDVGWETVRALVFRPRVGELVLSTIYLEIFTIPLSIAVAVGLAWLTERTDIPFPRLWAWLAITPLAVPAFVHSYAWISLVPSMRGLASGVFVAVLAYYPFLYLPVAAALRRLDPAVEDAAASLGHAPAAVFFRVVLPQLRIAICGGSLLIALHLLSEYGLFAMIRFDTLATAIVDQFQSSYNSPAANMIGGVLVTGCLLLLGLEVLLRGNERYARVGSGAARPTDRRRLGRLRLPVMLLPAGLAALTLGVPLTTLCRWLWLGGLDIWTGGVARAVLQTVVLALAGGILATLAAIPMAWLSVRAPGRLQRLLEACHYYIGSLPGVVVALALASITVRFLLPLYQTFAMLLAGYILLFLPRAMVGLRASIAQAPVELERAAMALGRTPGQAVRQVTLRLAAPGAAAGIALVALGIINELTATLMLAPIGVETLATRFWSLTSEIDYVAAAPYAVMMVALSLPLTLLLHAQSKRTTGQ, from the coding sequence ATGCTGGTGGCGCTGTTCAGCCTCGTTCCGCTCGGCTTCATCGCCCTCGTGACCTACGACGTCGGCTGGGAAACGGTCAGGGCACTCGTCTTCCGCCCCCGCGTCGGGGAACTGGTCCTCAGCACGATCTATCTGGAGATCTTCACCATCCCGCTGTCGATCGCCGTCGCCGTCGGGCTCGCCTGGCTGACGGAACGCACCGACATCCCCTTTCCCCGCCTCTGGGCCTGGCTTGCGATAACGCCGCTGGCCGTGCCGGCCTTCGTCCACAGCTATGCGTGGATCAGCCTCGTGCCGAGCATGCGGGGGCTGGCAAGCGGCGTCTTCGTCGCCGTCCTCGCCTATTATCCGTTTCTCTATCTGCCGGTCGCCGCGGCCCTGCGCCGGCTGGACCCGGCCGTGGAGGACGCCGCCGCCTCGCTCGGCCATGCCCCCGCCGCGGTCTTCTTCCGCGTGGTCCTTCCGCAGCTTCGCATCGCCATCTGCGGCGGCTCGCTGCTGATCGCCCTGCATCTCCTGTCGGAATACGGCCTCTTCGCCATGATCCGCTTCGACACGCTGGCCACCGCCATCGTCGACCAGTTCCAGTCCTCCTACAACAGCCCGGCCGCCAACATGATCGGCGGCGTGCTGGTGACGGGCTGCCTGCTGCTGCTCGGCCTCGAGGTGCTCCTGCGCGGCAACGAGCGCTATGCCCGCGTCGGCTCCGGCGCGGCAAGGCCGACAGACCGGCGCAGGCTCGGCCGGCTCAGGCTGCCCGTCATGCTGCTGCCGGCCGGCCTTGCCGCCCTGACGCTCGGCGTGCCGCTCACCACGCTCTGCCGCTGGCTCTGGCTCGGCGGGCTCGACATCTGGACGGGCGGCGTGGCGCGTGCGGTCCTGCAGACCGTCGTCCTCGCGCTGGCCGGCGGCATCCTGGCGACCCTCGCCGCCATTCCCATGGCCTGGCTTTCGGTGCGCGCACCCGGCCGGCTCCAGAGGCTCCTCGAAGCCTGCCACTATTATATCGGCTCGCTGCCCGGCGTGGTGGTGGCGCTGGCACTGGCATCGATCACGGTTCGCTTCCTGCTGCCGCTCTACCAGACCTTCGCCATGCTGCTGGCCGGCTACATCCTCCTCTTCCTGCCGCGCGCGATGGTCGGGCTGAGGGCCAGCATCGCGCAGGCGCCCGTCGAGCTGGAGCGGGCGGCGATGGCGCTCGGGCGCACCCCCGGGCAGGCGGTGCGGCAGGTCACCCTCCGGCTCGCCGCGCCGGGCGCCGCCGCCGGCATCGCCCTCGTCGCGCTCGGCATCATCAACGAGCTGACGGCAACGCTCATGCTGGCGCCGATCGGCGTGGAGACCCTCGCCACGCGTTTCTGGTCGCTGACAAGCGAGATCGACTATGTCGCCGCCGCGCCCTACGCGGTCATGATGGTGGCGCTTTCCCTGCCGCTCACACTGCTGCTTCACGCTCAATCGAAGAGGACGACCGGCCAATGA
- a CDS encoding SDR family NAD(P)-dependent oxidoreductase: protein MEDNKRVALIAGGAGGMGAAIAARLSADGFAVAVADLESGRLTAAVEQIEAGDGEALAVPLDIRKVAACAAAVEAVMAWRGRLDVVVNSAGVWREGEAVSMTEADWDVVMDVNLKGAFFLIQAAIPHLGAGASIVNIASDAGLVGNNGASIYCASKGGLVLLTKALALELAPRQIRVNAVCPGDVATPMIEFQAERYGGGDPDGYKAKLLSNYPQQAASRFIRPEEIARMVAFLCEKDAAPITGAALSIDFGVTAGY from the coding sequence ATGGAAGACAACAAACGCGTAGCGCTGATCGCCGGCGGAGCCGGCGGCATGGGGGCGGCAATCGCCGCGCGGCTTTCCGCCGATGGTTTTGCGGTCGCCGTCGCGGACCTTGAATCCGGGCGCCTGACGGCAGCCGTGGAACAGATCGAAGCCGGCGACGGCGAGGCGCTCGCCGTGCCGCTCGACATCCGCAAGGTCGCCGCCTGTGCGGCCGCGGTCGAGGCTGTCATGGCCTGGCGCGGGCGGCTCGACGTGGTGGTCAATTCCGCAGGCGTCTGGCGCGAGGGCGAGGCCGTGTCGATGACCGAGGCGGACTGGGACGTCGTCATGGACGTCAACCTGAAGGGGGCGTTCTTCCTCATCCAGGCGGCGATCCCGCACCTCGGAGCCGGTGCCTCCATCGTCAACATCGCGTCCGATGCCGGCCTTGTCGGCAATAACGGCGCGTCCATCTACTGCGCCTCCAAGGGCGGCCTCGTGCTGCTGACCAAGGCGCTGGCCCTTGAACTGGCCCCGCGCCAGATCCGCGTCAACGCCGTCTGCCCCGGCGATGTCGCGACGCCGATGATCGAGTTCCAGGCCGAGCGCTACGGCGGCGGCGATCCGGACGGCTACAAGGCGAAGCTCCTGTCGAACTATCCACAGCAGGCCGCCTCCCGCTTCATCCGGCCGGAAGAGATCGCGCGCATGGTCGCCTTCCTCTGCGAGAAGGATGCGGCGCCCATCACGGGTGCGGCGCTCTCCATCGATTTCGGCGTGACCGCCGGCTACTGA
- a CDS encoding ABC transporter permease, translating into MTAAVSQPSLRMTVLAGLALAALFMLSLAVGVSPLPLGRVLSDPDALQLLVVSRLPRTLAAILCGAGLAIAGLIMQTLSRNRFVEPATAGTAQSAELGILLVTLFFPAAALPLKTLVAGGAALLGTSVFLATAQRLPPAQPFLVPLFGIVYGGVVGAAATYAAWQADLLQYLSVWTNGDFSGVLRGRYELLWISALMVAVAWFVADRLTIMALGREASVGLGIDYARMMQIGLVIVSVITALSVVVVGMIPFVGLAVPNIVSRLMGDNVRGTLGWVAAGGAGLVLACDIAGRLIRYPYEIPVGTVMGVVGGAIFLWLLFRRGTHG; encoded by the coding sequence ATGACTGCCGCCGTTTCGCAACCTTCTCTCCGGATGACCGTGCTTGCGGGCCTCGCGCTCGCGGCGCTCTTCATGCTCAGCCTTGCCGTCGGCGTCAGCCCGCTGCCGCTCGGCAGGGTGCTTTCCGACCCGGATGCGCTGCAGCTCCTCGTCGTCAGCCGCCTGCCGCGCACGCTCGCCGCCATCCTGTGCGGCGCGGGCCTCGCCATTGCCGGCCTCATCATGCAGACGCTTTCGCGCAACCGCTTCGTCGAGCCGGCGACGGCCGGCACGGCGCAGAGCGCGGAGCTCGGCATCCTGCTCGTCACGCTGTTCTTTCCCGCCGCGGCCCTGCCGCTGAAGACGCTGGTCGCGGGCGGCGCGGCCCTTCTCGGCACCTCCGTCTTCCTTGCGACGGCGCAGCGCCTGCCGCCGGCCCAGCCTTTTCTCGTGCCGCTCTTCGGCATCGTCTATGGCGGTGTCGTGGGCGCGGCGGCGACCTATGCCGCCTGGCAGGCCGATCTCCTGCAATATCTCTCCGTCTGGACGAACGGCGACTTCTCCGGCGTGTTGCGCGGGCGCTACGAACTGCTGTGGATCTCGGCACTGATGGTGGCCGTCGCCTGGTTCGTCGCCGATCGGCTCACCATCATGGCGCTCGGGCGCGAGGCGAGCGTCGGGCTCGGCATCGACTATGCGCGGATGATGCAGATCGGCCTCGTCATCGTCTCGGTCATCACCGCCCTTTCGGTGGTCGTCGTCGGCATGATCCCCTTCGTCGGCCTTGCGGTGCCGAACATCGTCTCGCGGCTGATGGGCGACAATGTGCGCGGCACGCTCGGCTGGGTGGCGGCCGGCGGAGCGGGGCTGGTGCTCGCCTGCGACATCGCCGGGCGCCTCATCCGCTACCCCTACGAGATCCCGGTTGGGACCGTCATGGGCGTGGTCGGCGGCGCGATCTTCCTCTGGCTTCTCTTCCGGCGCGGCACCCATGGCTGA
- a CDS encoding MarR family winged helix-turn-helix transcriptional regulator — translation MTSISSSPRARFGIRFSLLARRWRKALDERLAEAGLSDATWAPLIHLQETGGGVTQKELAALVGIDGSSLVRLLDILCRQGLAERRVDESDSRARLIYLTADGEQRVAAIRRELAKGEEEMLADITDADLAAMLRHFDRIEERLSAMQARRREEKSR, via the coding sequence ATGACCTCCATATCCTCCTCGCCGCGCGCCCGTTTCGGGATCCGCTTCTCCTTGCTCGCCCGCCGCTGGCGGAAGGCGCTCGACGAGCGTCTTGCCGAAGCGGGCCTTTCGGACGCCACCTGGGCGCCGCTGATCCATCTCCAGGAAACCGGCGGCGGCGTGACCCAGAAGGAGCTGGCCGCGCTGGTCGGCATCGATGGCTCCAGCCTGGTGCGCCTGCTCGACATCCTCTGCCGGCAGGGGCTCGCCGAACGCCGCGTCGACGAGAGCGACAGCCGCGCGAGGCTGATCTACCTCACCGCCGATGGCGAGCAGCGGGTCGCCGCCATTCGCCGGGAGCTGGCGAAGGGCGAGGAAGAGATGCTGGCGGACATCACGGACGCCGACCTTGCCGCCATGCTTCGCCATTTCGACAGGATCGAGGAGCGGCTTTCCGCCATGCAGGCGCGCCGCCGCGAGGAAAAATCCCGATGA